The Fibrobacter sp. UWB5 genome has a window encoding:
- a CDS encoding Na/Pi cotransporter family protein, producing MTLMILKMIGCLALLMFGMKTMSEGLQKLTGGHLRAVLGTMTKHRIGGLLTGTFVTASVQSSTATTVLTVSFVNAGLLTLSQAIPVIMGANIGTTATAWIMSIFGFQFNMSSVVWPFFALGIILSYTKKNSTKSIGEFVFGFAFMFLGLTTLRENAVAMDLAHNQTVINFFATTGGWGIFSTLLFLLLGSILTMCVQSSAAIMAITLLLCSSGVLPIYQGIALVMGENIGTTVTSNLAALSASTQARRAALAHMLFNVFGVVWILIIFRPFVNMVCSIVGFDPTFVPHTDEEVAQAGVRVTYALSAFHTAFNLCNVLILIWFIKPMEKIICKIIREKEDGEDFKVKFISAGLMSTAELSLFEARKEINLFAARTQKMFRMVPELLEMKDENDFVKLFARIEKYEGISDNMEIEIAKYLNQVSEGRLSPESKTNIQSMLREISEIESIGDACYNMARAINRKFRSSDDFTEEQYNRIKHIMQLCDKALTNMIDVISDAVTADANRTLNMENEINDYRKLLKEKNIADIESQKYSYQMGVHYMDVVNDCEKLGDYVVNVVEAHTNKKFST from the coding sequence ATGACACTTATGATTCTTAAAATGATTGGTTGCCTTGCGCTGCTCATGTTCGGCATGAAGACCATGAGCGAAGGCTTGCAGAAGCTCACGGGCGGTCACCTGCGTGCTGTCCTTGGAACCATGACCAAGCACCGCATCGGAGGCCTTCTCACTGGTACCTTTGTGACGGCCTCGGTGCAGTCTTCTACCGCTACGACCGTCCTTACCGTAAGCTTCGTTAACGCTGGCCTGCTCACATTGAGTCAGGCCATTCCTGTTATCATGGGCGCAAACATCGGTACAACGGCCACGGCCTGGATCATGTCCATATTCGGGTTCCAGTTCAACATGAGCTCGGTGGTGTGGCCCTTCTTCGCCCTCGGCATCATCCTTTCTTACACCAAGAAGAATTCGACCAAGAGTATAGGCGAATTCGTGTTCGGTTTCGCGTTCATGTTCCTCGGCCTTACCACGCTGCGTGAAAATGCGGTGGCCATGGACTTGGCACATAACCAGACTGTCATCAACTTCTTTGCGACGACCGGCGGTTGGGGTATCTTCAGCACGCTCCTCTTCTTGCTGCTGGGTAGCATCCTGACCATGTGCGTGCAGTCGTCTGCGGCCATCATGGCAATCACGCTCTTGCTCTGCAGCAGCGGAGTTCTTCCGATTTACCAGGGCATTGCGCTCGTGATGGGTGAAAACATCGGAACGACTGTTACTTCGAACCTGGCGGCCCTTTCGGCAAGTACGCAAGCGAGACGTGCGGCCTTGGCCCACATGTTGTTCAACGTGTTCGGCGTGGTGTGGATTCTGATTATATTCCGTCCGTTCGTGAACATGGTGTGTAGCATTGTAGGGTTCGACCCGACGTTCGTGCCGCACACCGATGAAGAAGTTGCCCAGGCGGGCGTCCGAGTGACCTACGCGCTTTCTGCCTTCCACACGGCATTCAACCTCTGCAATGTGCTAATCCTCATCTGGTTCATTAAGCCGATGGAAAAAATCATCTGCAAGATTATCCGCGAAAAGGAAGACGGCGAGGATTTCAAAGTCAAGTTTATCAGCGCAGGTCTCATGAGTACCGCAGAACTTTCGCTCTTCGAAGCCCGCAAAGAAATTAACTTGTTTGCGGCTCGCACGCAGAAAATGTTCCGCATGGTCCCCGAACTGCTCGAGATGAAGGACGAAAACGATTTCGTGAAACTCTTTGCCCGCATCGAGAAGTACGAAGGCATCAGCGACAACATGGAAATTGAAATCGCCAAGTACCTGAACCAAGTGTCCGAAGGTCGCTTGAGCCCCGAAAGTAAGACGAATATCCAGTCGATGCTCCGCGAAATTTCTGAAATCGAAAGTATCGGTGACGCCTGCTACAATATGGCCCGCGCCATCAACCGCAAGTTTAGGAGCTCCGACGACTTTACCGAAGAACAGTACAACCGCATCAAGCACATTATGCAGTTGTGCGACAAGGCGCTCACGAACATGATCGATGTCATTAGCGATGCTGTGACTGCCGACGCAAACCGTACGCTGAATATGGAGAATGAGATCAACGATTACCGCAAGCTCCTCAAGGAGAAAAATATTGCCGACATCGAATCGCAGAAGTACAGCTACCAAATGGGTGTTCACTACATGGACGTGGTGAACGACTGCGAAAAGCTGGGCGACTACGTGGTGAACGTGGTCGAGGCTCATACAAACAAGAAATTCTCGACCTAA
- a CDS encoding FISUMP domain-containing protein, with amino-acid sequence MKMKFSLQAMVASSALLIACGGDSTSTKPEAKDTLADGSSVETIYDLGKCTSDRIGDVIFVEEEGVNYECTKKDWKDIGEPESSASKEDKSSSSKVKSSESKDDDSSSSKDKSSDSKDDESSSSKDKSSDSKDSSSESKKDDSSSSTAPSSSSVPESSSSVQGANETVENVAISKKTFTGVAEKGPFASGTAIKLSELDDVLDPTGTTFEWEVTSELGEYTSAKVTLKSQYALMQANGYYYNENTYKKSAGQLTLKSLVDLSDRNSANINVLGHLAHKRIINLFAESGKYKNVPAAKAAAEKEVLAAFGWSGNNHAFEDLSIFGSYEDDAKLLAASILLQGGLSDADLTSRLTTLATDFEDDGRWSDSAAKVAMADWAMKNDSNLTVIRTKLTAMNSSVPNFEKYISMFVGEIYGIGVCDTKQDGMMIKMTNAYSDNLGKTYVCDGDRWRLPTSIENSFKTACTKGNNKKTFTDMNSSSSPITYVCDGGNGNWRKMGVYDFSKSAYLNSEMEYGEIKDSRDGKTYKTITIGLQTWMAENLNYYDEDNANLVENAWCYKNVKDNCEVGGRLYSWTAAMNLDSKYLKTSAAALIESPHRGLCPEKWHVPDTAEWRQLKTYVAKMETASTMTNDHTGKLKSSRGWVGYSTISQSTNEYGFSAIPTGAYYGIHADPTDNYSRYLFDDAGYFANFWSANEASKSTGAIYWFLDYRYNYISYYYSSYNEKDRGFSLRCVKDKE; translated from the coding sequence ATGAAAATGAAGTTCTCTCTACAGGCAATGGTTGCCTCAAGCGCACTCTTGATCGCTTGCGGCGGAGATTCCACTTCTACCAAGCCCGAAGCAAAAGATACTCTAGCGGACGGATCTAGCGTAGAGACGATTTACGACTTGGGCAAATGTACATCTGATCGTATTGGCGACGTCATTTTTGTCGAAGAGGAAGGCGTCAATTACGAATGCACCAAGAAAGATTGGAAGGATATCGGAGAACCGGAATCCTCTGCATCGAAAGAGGATAAATCTTCCTCTTCAAAGGTAAAGTCTTCAGAATCTAAAGATGATGATTCCTCTTCTTCAAAAGATAAATCATCCGATTCCAAGGATGATGAATCTTCGTCTTCTAAGGACAAGTCGTCCGATTCCAAGGACAGTTCTTCTGAATCTAAAAAGGATGACTCTAGTTCTTCAACGGCGCCAAGCTCGAGCAGTGTTCCCGAATCGAGTTCCAGCGTACAGGGTGCAAATGAGACTGTAGAAAATGTTGCTATATCAAAGAAAACCTTTACGGGTGTTGCCGAAAAAGGTCCCTTTGCAAGCGGAACAGCGATTAAACTTTCTGAATTAGACGATGTTCTGGACCCGACTGGAACCACTTTTGAATGGGAAGTTACAAGTGAATTGGGCGAATACACGTCGGCTAAGGTGACGCTCAAGAGCCAATATGCATTGATGCAAGCAAATGGCTATTATTACAATGAAAACACCTATAAAAAGAGCGCAGGCCAGTTGACCCTTAAGTCTCTTGTTGATTTGAGTGATCGTAATTCTGCAAATATCAACGTTTTGGGACACCTGGCTCACAAGCGAATCATTAACCTGTTTGCAGAAAGTGGCAAATACAAAAATGTGCCTGCGGCAAAGGCTGCTGCCGAAAAAGAAGTTCTCGCTGCTTTCGGTTGGTCTGGCAACAACCATGCTTTTGAAGACTTGAGCATCTTTGGAAGCTACGAAGATGATGCGAAGCTTCTTGCTGCATCCATTCTTTTGCAGGGGGGCTTGAGCGACGCTGACCTTACCAGCCGATTGACGACTCTTGCAACCGATTTCGAAGATGACGGCCGTTGGAGTGATTCTGCGGCAAAGGTTGCCATGGCTGACTGGGCTATGAAAAATGATTCCAACCTTACTGTTATTCGTACAAAACTGACTGCGATGAATAGCTCTGTTCCGAATTTCGAAAAATATATCAGCATGTTTGTTGGCGAAATTTATGGAATTGGAGTGTGCGATACAAAGCAAGACGGCATGATGATTAAGATGACAAACGCTTACAGCGATAACTTGGGCAAAACTTATGTTTGCGATGGTGACCGTTGGCGTTTGCCCACGTCTATTGAAAATAGTTTCAAAACCGCTTGCACCAAGGGTAATAACAAGAAGACTTTCACCGATATGAATTCTAGCAGTTCTCCTATTACCTATGTATGCGATGGTGGTAATGGAAATTGGCGCAAGATGGGTGTTTACGATTTTAGTAAGAGCGCTTACTTGAACAGTGAAATGGAATATGGAGAAATCAAGGACAGTCGTGATGGAAAGACCTATAAGACGATAACCATTGGACTTCAGACTTGGATGGCAGAAAACTTGAACTATTACGATGAAGATAATGCAAACCTTGTTGAAAACGCCTGGTGCTACAAAAATGTCAAGGACAATTGTGAGGTTGGTGGAAGACTTTATAGCTGGACAGCCGCTATGAATCTTGATTCGAAATACTTGAAGACTTCGGCTGCAGCACTTATTGAAAGTCCGCATAGAGGCCTTTGCCCTGAAAAGTGGCATGTGCCTGACACTGCGGAATGGAGACAGCTTAAGACTTACGTTGCGAAAATGGAAACGGCTTCAACTATGACAAATGATCATACTGGAAAGTTGAAATCTTCTAGAGGTTGGGTGGGCTACAGTACAATCAGCCAGTCTACCAATGAATATGGTTTCTCTGCCATTCCGACAGGAGCTTATTATGGTATTCATGCTGACCCGACGGACAACTATAGCCGTTACCTTTTTGATGATGCGGGCTACTTTGCCAATTTCTGGAGCGCAAATGAGGCCTCCAAAAGCACTGGTGCTATTTACTGGTTCCTTGACTATCGATACAACTATATCAGCTATTATTATAGCAGCTATAACGAGAAGGATCGCGGATTCTCTCTGCGCTGTGTGAAGGATAAGGAATAA
- a CDS encoding fibrobacter succinogenes major paralogous domain-containing protein: protein MRFPLVAFCPLVLLLACGDESNTIDSSGLSTSDTKEVESIYDLGACTNKRKGEVVFVTDDDKEYICYSNKWIPSDEIDKSDEISSSSEDAIVDDEKSSSSKKEESSSSENSISENEKSSSSETLLEESSSSGIESSSSKEEPDESLSSSSIQEEESSSSAESLSELTDSTFTDSRDGQTYRILKLGKQVWFGENLNYSGEDAVGYCHENDPEKCEIYGKLYRWNDAMKACPEGWHLPGLLEWIDLINYVGGQEMAGVKLKSKAYWYIQEEFAQYAGTDDYGFSILPGSFMSEQGSFGSTARLAAHLWTSTEETDTRSNDVFLMHSMGKVVLEGSPRDVGMSVRCLKDSD, encoded by the coding sequence ATGCGTTTCCCTCTTGTCGCGTTTTGCCCGTTGGTACTATTACTCGCTTGTGGCGATGAATCAAATACTATTGATTCAAGTGGCCTCTCAACTTCAGATACAAAAGAGGTTGAATCTATTTATGACTTGGGGGCTTGTACCAACAAGCGCAAAGGCGAAGTCGTATTCGTAACCGATGACGATAAGGAATACATTTGTTACTCGAACAAGTGGATTCCTTCTGATGAGATTGACAAATCGGATGAAATTTCATCGTCAAGCGAAGATGCAATCGTTGACGACGAAAAATCTTCTAGTAGCAAAAAAGAGGAATCCTCGTCTAGTGAGAACAGTATCTCTGAAAACGAAAAGTCCTCTTCGAGCGAAACCTTGTTAGAGGAATCATCTTCAAGTGGAATAGAGTCTTCCTCTAGCAAAGAGGAACCTGATGAATCTTTGAGCAGCTCGTCTATACAAGAGGAAGAATCGTCTTCTAGTGCAGAGAGTTTGTCGGAATTGACGGATTCTACATTCACGGATTCGCGCGATGGTCAGACATACCGAATTCTCAAGTTGGGAAAGCAAGTCTGGTTTGGCGAAAATTTGAATTATTCCGGTGAAGATGCGGTTGGCTATTGCCATGAGAACGATCCTGAAAAATGTGAAATATACGGCAAGCTATATCGTTGGAACGATGCGATGAAAGCGTGCCCCGAAGGTTGGCATTTGCCGGGTCTTTTGGAATGGATTGACTTGATTAATTATGTCGGCGGACAAGAAATGGCTGGTGTCAAGTTAAAGTCAAAGGCTTACTGGTATATTCAAGAAGAGTTTGCTCAGTATGCAGGTACCGATGATTACGGATTCTCAATTCTTCCGGGAAGCTTTATGTCTGAACAAGGTTCTTTCGGTTCCACGGCCAGGCTTGCAGCCCATTTATGGACTTCGACGGAAGAAACCGATACGAGATCGAATGATGTGTTCCTGATGCATAGTATGGGAAAAGTGGTGCTGGAAGGATCTCCGAGGGATGTCGGAATGTCTGTTCGTTGCCTGAAGGACTCTGACTAG